Within the Halarcobacter mediterraneus genome, the region CAACTACTATTTTTGCATTTCTTCCCATTTTACTTATGAGTGGAGAAATGGGTAAATTTATGAAAGTTTTACCTATAATGATTACTATCTTACTTTTATCTTCTTTAGTAGAAGCTTTTTTCTTTTTACCCTTACATGCTAAACAAATATTTAATGTTCATTCAAAAGAAAAAAGGGCAGATAGAATTTGGCAGGTAAATAAAAAAATTTATAAAACTATTTTAGCTTATTTATTAAAAAAGAGATTTATAGCTTTATTTTCTATGGTATTAATAATTTTATTTTCTACTGTTTTTGTAGCTTCTAAATCAAAATTTGAACTTTTACCTGAGTTTGATACTACTCAATTATTTATAAGTGGTTCTGTTGGAGTTGGTAAAAAAATAGAACAAACCGAACAATTAATAAAAAGAATAGAAGAGAAAATTTTAAAAGAATATGATTTTTCAAATAATATTGATTCTTTATCTTCTGTTGTTGGTATAAAGTTAGATGGTAAGAATCTACCTCAAAATGAAGAGTTTTATTTTCAAATTTTTGTAAATTTATATGAAAGAGCACCACAAAATATTTTTGATAAATACATAAATCCTTATTTATCTCCTGAATATGATGATACAAATATGATTAGAGAAAAATCAGCTCAAGATATTGAAAAAGAGTTAAAAGTATTGTTGAAACCTCTTATTGATTCTAAGGATTTTTCTGAATTAAAAGTTTCAGCTTCAGGAGCAGGAATAGTAAAAAATGATATTGAATTAGCTATATCAAGTTCTAAGGATCAAAATATAAATAAAGCTGTTAAACTTTTAAAAGATAAACTTAATTTAATAGATGGTGTTTCTAATGTAGCAGATGATATTTTAGTTGGAAATATTGAATTGAAATTTAAAATAAATGAATATGGACAGAAGTTAGGATTTAGTGAAAGCTATATATTATCTTCTATTAGACCTTTTTATTTTAAAGGGGCTTATGCCAAAATGTTTGATAATAATGGAATAGTTGAGATAATTTTTCAAAGTAAAAACAAAGATGAATTATCCTCATTAGATAATTTTGAAGTTTTAATTCCTAACACCAATCAAAAAGTTTTGTTAAAAGAAGTTGTGACAATTGTTAGAAAAAATGCACAATCACAAATATTTAAAGAAGATTCAAAGAGAATTGTTTCTGTAACTGCAAGTATAAATGAAACAACATCTTCTGAAGTTTTTGAACAATTAAATCCTTTATTAGAAGAGTTAAAAAGTCTTGTAAAAATAGATATAAAAGGAGAACAAGAAGAAAATGAAAAAGTTCAAAAAGAGATGGCTCAGGCTGCATTAATTTCGATTATTCTTATTTTTCTTGCTCTTATTTGGATGTTTGATTCTTTAGTTAAATCTTTAATAATTCTTTCTACAATTCCTTTATCTTTTTTAGGTGTTTTAATAGGTCATATTTTGTTGGATTTAAATATTTCAATGCCAAGTTTAATTGGAATTGTAGGACTTGCAGGTGTAATTGTAAATGATGGAATTATTATGATGGATTTTATAAAAAAAGCAAAAAACTTAGAAGAAATACAAACTTATGCGCTTATGCGTTTACGGCCAATTCTTTTAACTTCTATAACAACTATTTTAGGACTTTTTACTTTAACTTTTTTTGCATCTGGTCAAGCTTTAATTCTTCAACCTATGGCAGTTTCTCTAGCCTTTGGTATTCTTTGGGCAACGGTATTAAATCTTTATTATATACCTATGTTATACAGATTAGTTTATTTAAGAAAAGCTCAAAACTAGAGCTTTTCTGCTTTTTTTATAATAGAGTTAATCATATTATTAAATACTAAATAATGAATAGGGACTAGACTATACCAATAAATTCTTCCAAATAAACCCTTTGGATAAAAATATGCTGATTGAATTAGTTTATTATCCTCAATTTTAAACTCCAACCAAGCATCTCCTGGAACTTTCATTTGAGCATATAAAAGTAGTCTTTCATTTTCTTTTATATCAACAACTTTCCAAAAATCTAAACTTTCTCCTATATTAAGACTATATTGATTTTTTCTACCTCTATTTAGTCCGACTCCTCCTAATAATTTATCAATAAAACCACGAACTTCCCATAGTGAATCAAAAATAAACCAGCCATCTTTCCCTCCAATACTTATAAAACTTTTATAAACTTGTACTTTAGATACTGTTAAAATCTCTTTTTCCTTTCTATCTACATAAATAGCATCGGCAATTTCTTTTTCATGGTCTTTATCCCAAACTTTAGCTGAGTTATCTGTATCTGACCAACGACTTATAACTTGATTCATTTTTATTTCTTTTACGGCTTTTTTAACAGCTTTTTCATAAGATAAAGGATTTATTCCTGGAAAATATTTTCTTGCATTGTTATTTTGTATAATGACTTCTGATTTTAAACCTTCAATTAGTGCTTTTGCTACTTTAAATTGTACGGGAGTAAAAAGATTTAGCCAGTAAGATGAAAGATTAATTGATAAAAAAGGTAATGGAATAATTATTCTTTTTAACTTTAAAACTTTTGCAGTAAGCAACATCATTTGTTTATAGGTTAGCTGTTCACTTCCTATATCAATTATTAGGTTTTTTTTCTCTTTTAAGTATAAAGATTGTTCTAAATATTTTAAAACATCATCTACTGCGATAGGCTGTGCTTTTGTATTTACCCATTTAGGGGTTGTCATAATAGGCAGTTTTTCTGTTAAGTTTCTGATAATCTCAAAACTAGTACTTCCTGAACCTATAATAACCCCAGCTCTTATCCAAATAGTTTGAATATCTTTTTTAGAACTTAAAATTTCTCCTGTTTGTATTCTACTTAAGAGGTGTTCACTTGTTTGTTCATTTTTAACACCAAGTCCACCTAAATAGATAACTTTTTTAACGCCACATTGCTGGGCTATATCAATAAAGTTTTGGGCTGAAATTTTATCTAAATCTTTATAATTATCCCTAGATAAAGAGTGTATTAAATAATAAGCTACATCGATTCCTGTAAGAGCCTTTTTTAACTTTTCTTTATCAAAAGTATCTCCTTCAAAAATTTCAAAATTTTTATTTATATCTTTTGATAAAGTTTTTTTATTTCTAACATAAACTCTTAATGTTATTTCTTTATTTTCAAGAAGTTTTCTTTTTAATCTTCTTCCGATATACCCAGTTGAACCAGTAAGTAGTACTTTCATGATATATCCTTTTTTTATTATTTTATCATTACTTATGGTTTCTTTGTATTAAAAAAATGTTATTAAATCTATATTTAAAGTTAATTCTCTTCATCTAAGATAACGATTCCCTCAATTTTACTTAATACATTATCTTCGTTACTATAGTTTTTTAATTCTTTTCCAAACTCTAAAGAACTTATTATATTTTTTCCTATAATATTTCTTCCTTTATTATTTAGAAAGTCTTTTGTTTTTACTCCCCAAACATTGTGCATTACTAATGGTTCATTATTTTTTTCTCCAACATACAACATGATATGCCCTTTTAAATAAACAAGTGTTTTAAAAGGTTTTGCATTTTTAAGAATAAAATCTTTTTTTTCTTGGTTTGATAAATCATTTATTTTTAGATATTTGCCATTTTTGGTTTGTTGTTTTGAGTTCCTATGAAGATAAATACCAAAAGTAGTAAAAAAATCTTGGGTAAAACTTGAACAATCTCTAAAACCAAAAAGTCCACCCCAACCATATTGTTCTTCTATTAACTCTTTTGCTATTTTTTCAATATTTTCTTTTTTGAAAACTAAAGGTTTTAAACTTATATTTTTTGAATCAATTTTAATTTTTGTTAAATATGCTTTATGGTTTTTGTCTTTTTTAGCTATATAAAAACTATTTTTTTTGTATGGAAGGATTGTTCCTAATTGAAGATTTTCTATAAAAAAATTATCATATATATTTATTTTATCTTTTATTGTTATTGCATAGTTATTAGTTTTAAATTTATTGATAAAGTTTTTATCAACAAAAGCTATATTATTTATAGGAATCCATCCATAAAAAGAGGGTGCTTTTATATATGCCCAAGCTTTATCTTTTGAAAAATGTGATACTAAAATAGGAGTATTTATTTTTAGGTGTGAGTTTTGATTATAATCAAAGGGAAAACCTTCCCCTTCTTTATATGGATTATGAAACATCATTTCATTTGTTGGAAAAACTCTTATATTACTATTTTTTATTGTAATTGCTTTTTTTAATTCTTTTTTAAAGTCATTAAAGTTTGAATTTTTTATGTGAATATCAAACCATTCTTTTGATGCTTTAGAAAAGTTTTGTAAATATATATCTTGTTTTGCATATGAAAACCCCCAAGTTGCTCCTCTTTTAGTAATATTCATAGAAGGCTTATTCCAAACTTCAAAATATTTTTGAAAAAATCGAGTATTGTAGAGGTTTTGATTATTAAAAGTTACTTCATCTTTTAAATAAATGCTAGGTTCTTGAGAATAAATTTTTAAATCATTTATTTGTATATTTTTATTAGAACAAGCTGTAAATGTTAAAATAAAAAAAATAAATGAACTTATATATTTGCAAAATTTTAGTTTATTCATATGATACAATCTCCTAGTTTTAGGTTTAGGAGATTGTATCACAAAGACAATTGTTAGAAGTTAAATTTTCTTTTTAATTTAAAGAAATATTGAATTGTTTTTAGTTGAATGAAAATAAAAGGAATCATCAAAATAAAATACATTATAGAATATTTTGCTATAACAGAGTTAAATGTAAGACCAAAGTTAATAAAAAACATTCCTAGTACAAAAAAAGCAACACCAGGACAAATTAAAGCAAAAGATACTGAAGATTTTGTTTTTTCATCATCTACATATGTTTCAAAATATTTATTCATTTTCATTACTTTATATCCTAATATACCAAAAATGATTTGTAAAGATACAAGTACTGAAGTTAAAGTAAATAAAGATGATTTGCTCATTTGTGAATTGAAATTATGGTCAAGTCCAAAAGTAACTCTAATCATCATAATTCCAAGAAGAGTTAATATTGGTAAAATTATCCATAACGAAGGACTTGCTTCAACAGAAATACCTTGTTCAAACATATTTTTAAATCCCATAGTTATTTTTATGATTAATAATAAAACTGCAAAAGAAGCAAAGAATAAAGCTCCAAAAATACCAATGGCATTTATTGCAATATTATGACTCATAGCACCAGGTGCTGCAAAACCTACTGCAACCATTGATAATGAGAAAATAGAAATCATTTGAGATAGATTATTGTTTTTTGTAAAATCAAATTCTCCCTTTACGAGTAATCTTGAAAAGTAAGTAAATATGATTTTTAAAGCAAAATAACCTGCTATAATAAAACCTAAAAGAGCAAATGGAAACATAAACTCTACAATTGACCAAAGGTTTGGAATAAAAACTGCACCTAAAACAAAGCAAACATTAATTGTCATTGCAAAAGTTAATGGTATAGTCATTAATGTTATTTCCGCATTTGAGTTCACAAGTGTGTCATAACTTTCAGTTTTTTTATATAAAAGAAATTGTCTTGTATTCCAAATTAATAATTTAAAGTGGAAAAAAGCAAATATAATTATTCCTATAAGTGCAATTGCTACAACTACTGATAACCAAGTACCTTTTATAAGCTCAGGAAATACATGGTTAAATGTTGCCATAGGAGTATCTTTATGTGGTACTAAAAACATTAGATACATAAAGAAGGAAACAGAAAGTCCACCAGCTCCTAATGAAGCTAGAAAACACATAGGGTTAAACTTCTCTCGTAAAGTCATTTCTATCCTTTGAAATATAGATTTTAATTATGGAAATATACTTGAATTAAGATTAAATATACATTAGTAATATAATAAGTTTTAATTATAATACTAAAATATGATATTTTAATATTAAGCACTTAACTGCTAGTATTCTTTTATGTATAAAATTTCAGTTAATAAAGAAATATTCAATGACCTTTTATTAAAAAAATTAAAAGTATTAGAGAAAAGTACATCTTCTTATTGGAAAAGAGAATTACTTGAACCCAAAATAATCAATGATAAAATAAAATACACTATTAAACAAATTGACAAAATAAAAATAACCAATGGTTTAGGAGAAGATAAACCTCAAATGATAATAGAGTGTAAAAAAGTTGATTATTCTTTTAAAAAGGATTTATTTGAATTTCATTTTGGAAAAATATTAGAACAAAAGAACTCTGATATGAGTGAAGATTATAAAGATACTTTAATTCAAGTTTTATTGCAAGAAAGAGTTCAACTACAAGACAGTATGAACCGAGACCATTTAACAGGTGTTTATAATAGACGTAAAATGGAAAATGATTTATCAGCATTTGTAAACCAAAATAACAAAGATTTATTAACTGCAGTTTTTATTGATGCAGATAGATTTAAAGGAATAAATGATAATTTTGGTCATGAGACAGGAGATAAAGCATTAATATATCTTGCCAAAAGAATTCAAAAATATGCAGATATTTTGAATGGGGAAGCATATAGGTATGGTGGAGAAGAGTTCTTAATCTTATGTTTTTTACCTAAAGATGAATTATTAAAAAAATTAGAACAATTAAAAGAAGATATAAAATCTCAAAAAATTTATCATAGTAAAAAAGATATTTCACTTACTGTTAGTATGGGAGTAGCATTCTATAAAGATTGTAAAACAAAAGATGAACTTATTAAAAAAGCAGATGATTGTGTTTATATTGCAAAAGATAGGGGAAGAGATACTATTGTTGTTAGTTAAAAGTTAGGATAATTCCTAACTTTTAGATTTCAAAATTATTTTGAAGTAATTTTATCAGCAATTGCTTCAATATCAGCGTCACTTAAAGTTGCAACTTGACCTTTCATAACACCTTTCATAGCTCCACCATAAGTACCATCTTTATAACCTTTCATAGCTTTAATGAAGTCTTCTTTAGTCATATCTTTAATGATTTTAGATTTACCTAAAGCAACTTTTTCTCCATTTGCCCCATGACAGGCTACACATTTTGCATAAGGGTTAGCAAAAGCAACACATGCTAAAACAGAAGTTAACAGTAAAATTTTTTTCATAAGAAATCCTTTTTTTTAAATTTATCTTAGAATTCTAACTTAATAAACTTAATTTTGCTTTGATTTATGTCAAATCTAATTTAATTTTAAGCTAAATATTTCAAGACCTTATTTTTGAGGTGAATTTTATGAATTATATGTGTAGAAATTGTGGAGAATAGGGGAGTAGACAATGATATAGTTTAACTATATTAATTGTCTAGGAACTCTTTTTTTAGCTCTTCTTTATTTATTTTACTTTTATCACTAGGAATTAAAGGTAGTGATTTTTTATAAATAATTTTATTTGGAATCATATATGAAGCTAAATGTTTTTTTAATTCAAAGATTATCTCTTTTGAAACAATTTCACTTCTTGAACTATAAACCATAACTATCTCTTCTTCTATTTCTTCATTAGCAATTGAGAAGATTGCACACTGGTCTATTTGTGGTAAGTTATTTGCTACAACTGATTCTATTTCAAAAGGACTTACTCTAAAACCTCTAGTTTTAATCATATCATCATGTCTTGAAACAAAATAGAAGTAACCTTCTTCATCTTTATAAACATAATCTCCTGTTGCCACAACTATTTCATCTGTTAGTTGTCCTTCTAAGTTAATTACATCTTTTAATATTTGAATTGATTTAAATCTCTCTTTTGTTTCAATAGGTGCATTCCAGTATCCTTTATAAATATAACCACCTCTATGAATAAGCTCACCAACTTCTCTTGGTTTACACTCTTTGCCTTCTTCATTGATGACATATAGTTCAACATCAGGAATTGCTTTACCAATAGAATTAGGTCTAATCCAAATCTGAGATGGCTCTAAATATGTTGATCTAAAGGCTTCTGTTAATCCATGCATAGAGTAAAACTTAGCATCAGGGAAGTATTTATCTAAGTCATTTAACATCTTATGTGTAACATTACCACCAGAAGAAGTTAATACTCTAACTTTTGAAAGTAAATCTGCACTTGGAAGCTTATGTTCATCTTCATCAAACATAGATGAAATATTAATAGGCATTAAAGGTACAACTGTAACTTCATCATTAATTAGGTGATTAAAGAAATCACCTGCAAGAATAAATCTATGTAAAGCTAAAGTAGCTCTTTTATATAAAGAACAGAAAATTTGATTTAATCCATAATCCAGATTGAAAATTAAAGTTCCTGAAATAATGTCATCTTCTTTTAAATCTAAATATTGACTAACAACTCTCGCACTATCAATTAAGTTTCTATGTGAGATTACAATACCTTTAGGAGTTCCTGTTAATCCAAAAGAGTATGTAATAGCAGCATTGTCATGTCCATTTATTTCACAAGTATATGGTTTATTGTAGTATTTGAAAATTTCTTCAAATGAAGCAATATCTTTATGTGTAGTTTCATAAGATACAATATGTCCATCAAAATTTATCTCTTCAATTGATTCAAGCTTTAATCTATCAGTTATAATACATTTTATATCACAATCTTTTATTATGTATTCAACTTGTTCAGGCTTTAAAAGTCTAGTAAGAGGAACAAGCACATAATCAGTAGATAAAATACTAAGTATAGCAATTACTTGTTCAATACTTTTTGTAGAGTAAATACCAACTCTACTGCCTTTTGGTAAGTTTAACTCTTTTAGATAAAATGCAATTTGATTTACTTTTGTAAATAACTCATCATAAGTTATCTCTTTTTCATTAAATTTTATCGCAACTTTTTCTGGGTGAGATGCTTGTGCATCTTCAATAAGTGTTCTAATACAGTTAATAGACATATTCATTCCTTAAAATTTGTCCCAAATTTGAAGGGACCTTATTTAATAACTTCTTTTTAGCAAAGGAAATAAATTCCTTTTAAAAGAAGCAAAACTCTAAAGGGCTTTACGAGTAAAGCCTTGAGATTTAATTACTTTTCTAACATTCCAAGAGTCCATACATCATAATTATTATCCATTACGATTGTAGGATTATGTTGTGAATTTAATATTTTCTTATAGAAGAATGTTACTATATCTTCTATTTCTTCTTGTTTTAATACTTTTGTAATCCCACCTGTTAAAACAATAGAGTTTAAAGCATTTAGTTTTAGGTTTACATATGCTTTTCTATAAGCTGATACTTTACAAAGTACTAAGAAGATAGCAAGTTGCATTAAAATTCTAGTTGCTTTTTCACTTGATTCCTCAAAGATATTCTCTGTAACTTTTAAGTGAGCTAATAATTCATAAACAAACTCATTGTTTTTTGCTGCAAAGATTAAAGACTCTTTTGATTTATAAACACCAAGTTTTTTAAATACAAGTCTATCATACTCATTTTCTGTAACCATATTCTCTTCAACTAAGTCTTTAGAGTAATGAATATCTGTTGTTGCTCCACCTATATCTATTAAAATATATGGATCAGCAACTTTAAATTTTGAATCAATCATTGGTAGAGTTTTATTTACAATATATGGAGTTGAAAAAATTTGATTAGAAGTGATATTATATAGGTGTTTGATATCTTCTTTCCCCATAATATCTGCTTGATAAAGATTTGTTAAATACTCTTTTAAATTCTCTTCTTCCACATGAAGTTTTTCATTAATAATATTTGGTAGAATACTTAAATTTTGAATATTCTCTTTTAAAAATGCAGAATCCTTTTCACTTCCAACATATACGATATTTGAGTAGTTTAAACCATCTAAAAATTTAAATAATCTTTCATCAAAGATATTTGAAACAGAATCAATACCTCCAACAACTATTACAACATCAATTAAGTCACTTGGAATAGAAGTTTTTTCAATATCTCTAAATAAAACTGTATCAATAATATTGATACCAGAATTAAAAGCAATGTTTGTTGCATATTTTAAAGAAAAAGAGTTAGTAATACCGATAATAAGTGTACTTAGCCCACCATTTGCAGAAGAACAAATATGTATATTCTCTTTGTTATAATTTTTGATTATATCTGCACATTTATAAGTTAAATCATCATAAATGTCTTTGTTAAAATCTCTAAAATGTTGTTGTACATTATCTTTTGTACATAGTTTAAAGTATGTACTTCCTACATCAATTAATAGTTTATTTTCTAATTTACTCATTGCATAATTCCTATATCATGGATAATATCATTTACAATAGATGTTGTATCTTTATTTAAATCACATTGATTTTTTTCATACTCAAAACATCTATGGGGAATTGGAACTTTTCCTCTTTTTATGATTCTAATATTTTTATTTCTATCTCTTACTGTAATCATTTCATTGTTATTGATGATATGTGGAGAGAATGGAACATCTATTGTTCCATTTTTAATAGAGTTAAATACTTTTCTCCAAAGTGTATCTGCTGGGTCATTGAATACAGCTTCCATAATAGCCATAACTTCAGCAGTTAAAATCTCTTCTTCCTGCTCATCTTTCAATTTTGGTAAACCATTTAAAATTCTAAGTAAATATTGTGTATTTGCAACTGTTTCTGCATTTGCTTCTTTTGTAGGAATACCTGAAGCCTCTTGCTTTGTTTTTGTAATAATCTTATTTGCCCCAACCATAGAAGCAATTACTGTACTCATATTTATAAGTTGAGATGCATAGTTTTGATCCATTGGGAATGCACCCATCCATTGATGGTAAACTAAGTGAATATCTGCATCAGTTACACCTATCTCTTCAGAATAGTGACGAG harbors:
- a CDS encoding SDR family oxidoreductase gives rise to the protein MKVLLTGSTGYIGRRLKRKLLENKEITLRVYVRNKKTLSKDINKNFEIFEGDTFDKEKLKKALTGIDVAYYLIHSLSRDNYKDLDKISAQNFIDIAQQCGVKKVIYLGGLGVKNEQTSEHLLSRIQTGEILSSKKDIQTIWIRAGVIIGSGSTSFEIIRNLTEKLPIMTTPKWVNTKAQPIAVDDVLKYLEQSLYLKEKKNLIIDIGSEQLTYKQMMLLTAKVLKLKRIIIPLPFLSINLSSYWLNLFTPVQFKVAKALIEGLKSEVIIQNNNARKYFPGINPLSYEKAVKKAVKEIKMNQVISRWSDTDNSAKVWDKDHEKEIADAIYVDRKEKEILTVSKVQVYKSFISIGGKDGWFIFDSLWEVRGFIDKLLGGVGLNRGRKNQYSLNIGESLDFWKVVDIKENERLLLYAQMKVPGDAWLEFKIEDNKLIQSAYFYPKGLFGRIYWYSLVPIHYLVFNNMINSIIKKAEKL
- a CDS encoding efflux RND transporter permease subunit, with translation MVKTIIEFSLRKPILNHFLLFFLLVLSILAYSNISKEIFPPSSLDAVSITGSYAGASSDLLDKMAVEDIEDELGSIEEASEVTSVIKNGYFSINIELKKGFIAQDIIDDVKDIVTKTKVNLPTDMDEPIVKEVVAEIPLITVVIYGEEKKENLLKIADDIKSRISSLKDLSSISIWGDSDKELLIKFDENKISAYGLNLQDVINSVQNISSIFPAGIIKDSKRHYYLSTFNGEKSIEAVNNTIIKVSDKKLLLKDIAKIEFKLADVNTISRFNRNRDVSIGINKSETGDAIELVKRIREILEEAKNDYPNIEFATHTDTSVWIKNRLNTVVSNIFFGLCLLFIALFYFINIRIAIVIAIGIPTSFMIGLISAELMGYSLNMLSLLGALIALGMLVDEAIVVGENIYRHMEMGKTRFQAALDGSMEVYPAVLTATATTIFAFLPILLMSGEMGKFMKVLPIMITILLLSSLVEAFFFLPLHAKQIFNVHSKEKRADRIWQVNKKIYKTILAYLLKKRFIALFSMVLIILFSTVFVASKSKFELLPEFDTTQLFISGSVGVGKKIEQTEQLIKRIEEKILKEYDFSNNIDSLSSVVGIKLDGKNLPQNEEFYFQIFVNLYERAPQNIFDKYINPYLSPEYDDTNMIREKSAQDIEKELKVLLKPLIDSKDFSELKVSASGAGIVKNDIELAISSSKDQNINKAVKLLKDKLNLIDGVSNVADDILVGNIELKFKINEYGQKLGFSESYILSSIRPFYFKGAYAKMFDNNGIVEIIFQSKNKDELSSLDNFEVLIPNTNQKVLLKEVVTIVRKNAQSQIFKEDSKRIVSVTASINETTSSEVFEQLNPLLEELKSLVKIDIKGEQEENEKVQKEMAQAALISIILIFLALIWMFDSLVKSLIILSTIPLSFLGVLIGHILLDLNISMPSLIGIVGLAGVIVNDGIIMMDFIKKAKNLEEIQTYALMRLRPILLTSITTILGLFTLTFFASGQALILQPMAVSLAFGILWATVLNLYYIPMLYRLVYLRKAQN
- a CDS encoding glutamate mutase L, encoding MSKLENKLLIDVGSTYFKLCTKDNVQQHFRDFNKDIYDDLTYKCADIIKNYNKENIHICSSANGGLSTLIIGITNSFSLKYATNIAFNSGINIIDTVLFRDIEKTSIPSDLIDVVIVVGGIDSVSNIFDERLFKFLDGLNYSNIVYVGSEKDSAFLKENIQNLSILPNIINEKLHVEEENLKEYLTNLYQADIMGKEDIKHLYNITSNQIFSTPYIVNKTLPMIDSKFKVADPYILIDIGGATTDIHYSKDLVEENMVTENEYDRLVFKKLGVYKSKESLIFAAKNNEFVYELLAHLKVTENIFEESSEKATRILMQLAIFLVLCKVSAYRKAYVNLKLNALNSIVLTGGITKVLKQEEIEDIVTFFYKKILNSQHNPTIVMDNNYDVWTLGMLEK
- a CDS encoding c-type cytochrome; this encodes MKKILLLTSVLACVAFANPYAKCVACHGANGEKVALGKSKIIKDMTKEDFIKAMKGYKDGTYGGAMKGVMKGQVATLSDADIEAIADKITSK
- a CDS encoding GGDEF domain-containing protein, with translation MYKISVNKEIFNDLLLKKLKVLEKSTSSYWKRELLEPKIINDKIKYTIKQIDKIKITNGLGEDKPQMIIECKKVDYSFKKDLFEFHFGKILEQKNSDMSEDYKDTLIQVLLQERVQLQDSMNRDHLTGVYNRRKMENDLSAFVNQNNKDLLTAVFIDADRFKGINDNFGHETGDKALIYLAKRIQKYADILNGEAYRYGGEEFLILCFLPKDELLKKLEQLKEDIKSQKIYHSKKDISLTVSMGVAFYKDCKTKDELIKKADDCVYIAKDRGRDTIVVS
- a CDS encoding SH3 domain-containing C40 family peptidase is translated as MNKLKFCKYISSFIFFILTFTACSNKNIQINDLKIYSQEPSIYLKDEVTFNNQNLYNTRFFQKYFEVWNKPSMNITKRGATWGFSYAKQDIYLQNFSKASKEWFDIHIKNSNFNDFKKELKKAITIKNSNIRVFPTNEMMFHNPYKEGEGFPFDYNQNSHLKINTPILVSHFSKDKAWAYIKAPSFYGWIPINNIAFVDKNFINKFKTNNYAITIKDKINIYDNFFIENLQLGTILPYKKNSFYIAKKDKNHKAYLTKIKIDSKNISLKPLVFKKENIEKIAKELIEEQYGWGGLFGFRDCSSFTQDFFTTFGIYLHRNSKQQTKNGKYLKINDLSNQEKKDFILKNAKPFKTLVYLKGHIMLYVGEKNNEPLVMHNVWGVKTKDFLNNKGRNIIGKNIISSLEFGKELKNYSNEDNVLSKIEGIVILDEEN
- a CDS encoding TsoY family (seleno)protein; amino-acid sequence: MTLREKFNPMCFLASLGAGGLSVSFFMYLMFLVPHKDTPMATFNHVFPELIKGTWLSVVVAIALIGIIIFAFFHFKLLIWNTRQFLLYKKTESYDTLVNSNAEITLMTIPLTFAMTINVCFVLGAVFIPNLWSIVEFMFPFALLGFIIAGYFALKIIFTYFSRLLVKGEFDFTKNNNLSQMISIFSLSMVAVGFAAPGAMSHNIAINAIGIFGALFFASFAVLLLIIKITMGFKNMFEQGISVEASPSLWIILPILTLLGIMMIRVTFGLDHNFNSQMSKSSLFTLTSVLVSLQIIFGILGYKVMKMNKYFETYVDDEKTKSSVSFALICPGVAFFVLGMFFINFGLTFNSVIAKYSIMYFILMIPFIFIQLKTIQYFFKLKRKFNF
- a CDS encoding AMP-binding protein: MSINCIRTLIEDAQASHPEKVAIKFNEKEITYDELFTKVNQIAFYLKELNLPKGSRVGIYSTKSIEQVIAILSILSTDYVLVPLTRLLKPEQVEYIIKDCDIKCIITDRLKLESIEEINFDGHIVSYETTHKDIASFEEIFKYYNKPYTCEINGHDNAAITYSFGLTGTPKGIVISHRNLIDSARVVSQYLDLKEDDIISGTLIFNLDYGLNQIFCSLYKRATLALHRFILAGDFFNHLINDEVTVVPLMPINISSMFDEDEHKLPSADLLSKVRVLTSSGGNVTHKMLNDLDKYFPDAKFYSMHGLTEAFRSTYLEPSQIWIRPNSIGKAIPDVELYVINEEGKECKPREVGELIHRGGYIYKGYWNAPIETKERFKSIQILKDVINLEGQLTDEIVVATGDYVYKDEEGYFYFVSRHDDMIKTRGFRVSPFEIESVVANNLPQIDQCAIFSIANEEIEEEIVMVYSSRSEIVSKEIIFELKKHLASYMIPNKIIYKKSLPLIPSDKSKINKEELKKEFLDN